The Mucilaginibacter mallensis genome has a segment encoding these proteins:
- a CDS encoding alpha-L-fucosidase: MRWQEMEYYAFVHLSLNTYTDQSWGYGNEDVNLFNPTALDCRQWARICKNAGMKGIIITAKHHCGFCLWPSKYTEYSVKNAPWKNGKGDVVREMADACKEYGLKLGIYLSPWDRNRADYGKPEYIKYFRNQLTELLTNYGPIFEIWFDGANGGSGYYGGANETRMIDRKTYYDWANTYKLVRKLQPNIVIWNDGGDRADLRWVGTEGGSVGETNWSLLNATGDVPYDMLHYGVENGNVWVPAEVNTSIRPEWFYHPNEDKKVKSVPQLMDIYYNSIGHNGSLLLNFPIMPNGLIHPTDEKNVLDFAEAVKAAFSVNLAKNKSATASNVRDGSKYFSAGNATDDNKNTYWATDDNIKAASLTIDLGRPTRFNRFLAQEYIQLGQRVKSFTVEALVKGQWQELAKGTTIGYKRIISFPAVNATKVRLHILDAKACLLISNVGIYYAPQILAAPSVIRNQAGEITITPVDKESIVYYTTDGSTPTSGSIKYKGPFLADGKPEIRAIVYDPSNHQSSSETHEKFDIARKNWKIVGIDDEKAYAVLDGDPSTAWHQGKDQKMPVDLVIDLGKEESLSGFRYLPDQGQWNAGIIAGYEFYISENGADWKLVSHGEFPNIKNNPLWQIVKFNPQKARYIKLRAVKNTENNNETGYAEIDIITQ; the protein is encoded by the coding sequence ATGAGGTGGCAGGAAATGGAATACTATGCCTTTGTGCATTTGTCATTGAATACCTATACTGACCAGTCCTGGGGATACGGTAATGAAGATGTTAACCTCTTCAACCCAACAGCATTGGATTGCCGCCAATGGGCCCGCATTTGTAAAAATGCAGGCATGAAAGGAATTATAATCACCGCCAAACACCATTGCGGTTTTTGCCTGTGGCCTTCCAAATACACAGAATATTCCGTAAAAAATGCGCCCTGGAAAAACGGGAAAGGAGACGTAGTGCGTGAGATGGCAGATGCATGCAAGGAATATGGTTTAAAGCTCGGTATTTACCTTTCGCCATGGGACAGAAACCGGGCGGATTATGGCAAACCGGAATACATTAAATATTTCCGCAACCAGCTCACAGAATTGCTTACCAATTACGGCCCGATTTTCGAGATTTGGTTTGACGGTGCTAACGGCGGTTCGGGCTATTATGGTGGTGCTAATGAAACCCGTATGATTGACCGTAAAACTTATTATGATTGGGCCAACACCTATAAACTTGTACGTAAACTACAGCCTAATATTGTCATCTGGAATGATGGTGGAGATCGGGCTGATTTACGGTGGGTGGGCACTGAAGGCGGATCCGTCGGCGAAACAAATTGGAGCCTGCTAAATGCTACCGGTGATGTACCATATGATATGTTGCATTATGGGGTGGAGAATGGCAATGTATGGGTGCCTGCAGAAGTAAATACTTCTATTCGGCCTGAATGGTTTTACCACCCTAATGAAGATAAGAAAGTGAAGTCTGTGCCGCAGCTTATGGATATCTACTACAATTCCATCGGCCATAATGGTAGTTTACTCCTCAATTTTCCAATTATGCCCAACGGTCTTATTCATCCAACGGATGAAAAAAATGTATTGGATTTTGCAGAGGCAGTAAAAGCTGCGTTCTCCGTAAACCTGGCGAAAAACAAGTCGGCAACAGCATCTAATGTACGCGACGGAAGCAAATATTTTAGCGCAGGCAATGCGACCGATGATAATAAAAACACTTATTGGGCCACAGATGATAATATTAAAGCGGCTTCGCTTACCATTGATTTAGGCCGACCAACAAGGTTTAATCGCTTTTTGGCGCAGGAATACATTCAATTAGGGCAGCGTGTAAAATCTTTTACAGTGGAAGCGCTTGTTAAGGGCCAGTGGCAGGAATTGGCAAAAGGGACAACTATCGGCTATAAGCGCATAATAAGCTTTCCTGCTGTAAATGCCACTAAGGTGAGGCTTCATATTTTGGATGCCAAGGCCTGCCTGCTTATCTCCAATGTCGGGATTTATTATGCTCCGCAAATACTCGCCGCCCCTTCCGTTATCAGGAACCAGGCAGGTGAAATAACCATAACACCGGTTGATAAGGAATCGATAGTTTACTATACAACAGATGGCAGTACGCCAACCTCTGGTTCAATAAAATATAAAGGGCCTTTCCTCGCGGACGGCAAACCGGAGATACGTGCGATCGTTTACGATCCTTCTAATCATCAAAGTAGTTCCGAAACGCATGAAAAGTTTGATATAGCGAGGAAAAACTGGAAAATTGTTGGCATTGATGACGAAAAAGCATATGCTGTTTTAGACGGCGACCCATCTACCGCATGGCACCAGGGCAAAGACCAAAAAATGCCGGTTGATTTGGTGATTGATTTAGGAAAAGAAGAAAGTCTATCCGGTTTCAGGTATCTGCCGGATCAGGGTCAATGGAATGCTGGTATAATTGCTGGATACGAGTTTTATATTTCGGAAAACGGCGCAGACTGGAAACTGGTTAGCCATGGTGAATTTCCTAATATAAAAAACAATCCTTTGTGGCAAATCGTAAAATTCAACCCTCAGAAAGCGCGATATATCAAACTGAGGGCGGTTAAAAACACTGAAAACAACAATGAGACGGGGTATGCGGAAATCGATATAATTACGCAATAA
- a CDS encoding GH39 family glycosyl hydrolase, which produces MKRKYLLLVLGSLLLSNVFAQNKDQKGIAGTERIIQVDFNKEKGPLNTSFKACVGAGRANEGLRADWQQQLAIVRKECGFKYIRMHGLLTDDMAVYSEDRTGNPQYNYQYVDALYDYIISIGMKPFVELGFMPGALASGSKTIFWWRGNVTPPKDYKKWADLISNLTQHFTERYGAQEVKTWYFEVWNEPNLKDGFWTGSQADYFKLYQYSAEAIKSVNQAYRVGGPATAGAAWVPEMIAFCKNNSVPIDFISTHAYGVKQGFLDEHGSSGTVLDKNEWSVSGDVLNSRKQIQKSAIPGLELHYTEWSSSYTPADPLHDSYHEAAYILKKLKQVGSAANSMSYWTFTDIFEESGPRFTPFHGGFGLMNIEGIKKPAFFAYSFLNKLGETELANRDSSSWACKNHKGDVQVLLWDYTYTLPDSVNNQAYYIKDLPAKTKGKVKVNLSHIPAGKYTMEIYKIGYRVNDAYTSYVDMGRPAQLSLQQVQKLKEQNGSPVATWQIEIKPGAAFSRELDIRENDVVLINLIKH; this is translated from the coding sequence ATGAAAAGGAAATATTTACTACTTGTTTTGGGAAGCTTACTTTTAAGCAATGTATTTGCACAAAACAAAGATCAAAAAGGTATTGCTGGCACTGAAAGAATTATTCAGGTCGATTTTAATAAAGAAAAAGGACCGTTGAATACCTCATTTAAAGCGTGTGTAGGTGCCGGCCGCGCAAATGAAGGATTACGAGCTGACTGGCAGCAGCAGCTCGCCATTGTCAGGAAAGAATGCGGTTTCAAATATATCCGGATGCATGGGTTGCTAACGGATGATATGGCTGTTTACAGTGAAGACCGTACTGGTAATCCGCAATATAATTACCAGTATGTCGATGCTTTATACGACTACATTATTAGTATCGGCATGAAGCCATTCGTAGAGTTAGGCTTTATGCCGGGAGCACTTGCTAGCGGGAGCAAAACAATTTTTTGGTGGAGAGGCAATGTAACCCCGCCCAAAGATTATAAAAAATGGGCAGATTTAATTAGTAACCTGACCCAACACTTTACAGAACGGTATGGTGCGCAGGAAGTAAAAACATGGTATTTTGAAGTCTGGAACGAGCCGAATTTGAAAGATGGCTTTTGGACCGGTTCCCAGGCGGATTATTTCAAACTATATCAATATAGCGCAGAAGCAATTAAAAGCGTAAACCAGGCATATAGGGTTGGCGGGCCCGCCACAGCGGGTGCTGCATGGGTGCCTGAAATGATAGCTTTTTGTAAAAATAATTCGGTGCCTATTGATTTTATCAGTACGCATGCTTATGGCGTAAAGCAAGGGTTTCTGGATGAGCACGGATCGTCGGGTACCGTCCTTGACAAAAACGAATGGAGTGTTAGTGGCGATGTTTTAAATTCGCGTAAGCAGATTCAAAAATCGGCCATCCCAGGACTGGAACTACATTATACAGAATGGAGTTCGTCTTATACCCCTGCTGACCCCCTCCACGATAGTTACCACGAAGCAGCATACATACTTAAAAAATTAAAACAGGTTGGATCGGCGGCCAATTCAATGTCATACTGGACATTTACTGATATTTTTGAAGAGTCGGGGCCACGTTTTACTCCTTTTCATGGCGGATTTGGCTTAATGAATATCGAAGGAATCAAAAAGCCTGCATTTTTTGCCTATTCTTTTCTAAACAAACTGGGAGAAACTGAATTGGCTAATCGCGACAGTTCTTCGTGGGCCTGCAAAAATCACAAAGGTGATGTTCAGGTCTTGTTATGGGATTATACCTATACTTTGCCGGATTCTGTAAATAACCAGGCTTATTATATCAAGGATTTACCTGCCAAAACGAAAGGTAAAGTAAAAGTTAATTTATCGCATATCCCGGCTGGAAAGTATACAATGGAAATTTACAAAATAGGTTACAGGGTGAACGATGCATATACCAGCTATGTGGATATGGGCAGGCCAGCACAGCTAAGTTTACAGCAGGTTCAAAAGTTAAAAGAACAAAATGGATCTCCTGTAGCAACATGGCAAATTGAAATAAAACCCGGCGCAGCGTTTTCGCGTGAATTGGATATACGGGAAAATGATGTTGTCCTGATCAACCTGATTAAACATTAA
- the galA gene encoding beta-galactosidase GalA, which yields MFKRLIRYCSICFFLMLCAIKGISQNAQQIGLAKRTKESFDFNWQFHKGDIAIKRAVKAAGYGGLTDVNVKVETNKEVVIAYTDVDKAAAFKAEDWKEVNLPHDWCVEGTFVNDNSIGSQPAANGYLPGGIGFYRKEFEIPETDKGKKISIEFDGIFRNSTVWVNGQLLGNHQSGYTPSNYDLTDILRYGNEGKNVILVKVDATEYEGWWYEGCGIYRHVWLNKTNQVHVDRFGTYVTTPSISTDEAAISIKTNIKNELGVVKNITLTSKIVDNKGVVLDTKTSSQAIEPFSTTEISQKGTIQKPLLWSPETPNLYKVLTEVSENGIVIDNYQTTFGVRTIEINRNGVFLNGKLYPVKGTCNHQDFAGIGVALPDKINEYKLKLLKEVGCNAYRCSHNPPTPELLDMCDRMGLLVLDENRMLSSSEEGKNDLTTMLYRDRNHPCIFMWSMENEEPIQGTVTGARILKTLVDITHKIDPTRPVTAAMNHGRNDGGYSDVLDVVGYNYGDKGLAYVKDHEKYPNRVEFCTEATSFVSTRGEYNNDCGKGFVSNLGLWQPNWGPLPGEDWADIVKYPYLGGLFVWTAFDYRGEPTPYQWPCVTSHFGFMDICGFPKDGYYAYKAAWTNEPVVHIFPHWNWPGRKGDSIQVHCYTNCDEVELLLNGKRISMQKAIPYTKLIWKLVYKPGKLEARGYKGGKLVTTDVVETTTAPAQVGLNSDCTTLKADGCDVAVIKVSIKDSKGRVVPVADDLVTFSIEGPGKIIGTGNGNPSSHEPDKASQRKAFNGYCLVLVQSYKQAGEIKLKAFSKTLKGDELTIKVQ from the coding sequence ATGTTTAAAAGATTAATAAGATATTGCAGCATTTGCTTTTTTTTAATGTTGTGCGCGATAAAAGGAATATCGCAGAATGCGCAGCAAATAGGTCTTGCTAAAAGAACGAAAGAGAGCTTTGATTTTAACTGGCAGTTTCATAAAGGCGACATCGCCATCAAACGGGCAGTGAAAGCTGCTGGTTATGGAGGGTTAACGGATGTAAATGTCAAAGTTGAGACAAATAAAGAAGTCGTTATCGCTTACACTGATGTAGATAAGGCGGCTGCGTTCAAAGCCGAAGACTGGAAAGAGGTAAATCTTCCACATGATTGGTGTGTGGAGGGGACGTTTGTTAATGATAATTCAATCGGGAGTCAGCCTGCAGCCAATGGATATTTGCCCGGTGGAATAGGCTTTTATAGAAAAGAATTTGAGATACCTGAAACCGATAAAGGAAAGAAAATATCTATAGAATTCGACGGAATTTTCAGAAACAGCACCGTTTGGGTCAATGGCCAGCTTCTTGGGAATCACCAAAGCGGCTACACCCCTTCAAACTATGATTTGACTGACATTTTGCGTTACGGAAACGAAGGCAAAAATGTGATCCTGGTAAAGGTTGACGCTACCGAATATGAAGGTTGGTGGTACGAAGGGTGCGGAATTTACCGTCATGTTTGGCTCAATAAAACGAACCAGGTACATGTTGACCGGTTTGGCACTTATGTTACCACGCCCTCCATTTCAACTGATGAAGCTGCGATAAGCATAAAAACGAATATCAAAAACGAATTAGGCGTAGTAAAAAACATTACACTCACCTCCAAAATTGTTGATAACAAAGGCGTTGTGCTCGACACAAAAACCTCATCTCAGGCAATTGAACCGTTTAGCACTACGGAAATTTCCCAAAAAGGGACTATTCAAAAGCCTTTACTTTGGTCGCCCGAAACGCCAAATCTTTATAAAGTATTAACCGAAGTATCAGAAAACGGGATTGTAATAGACAACTACCAAACTACTTTCGGTGTGAGGACAATCGAAATAAACCGAAATGGAGTGTTTTTGAATGGAAAACTTTATCCGGTGAAAGGCACCTGCAACCATCAGGATTTTGCCGGCATCGGTGTAGCGCTTCCTGATAAAATAAACGAATACAAATTAAAGTTACTCAAGGAAGTGGGCTGCAACGCTTATCGTTGTTCCCATAACCCGCCGACCCCGGAACTGCTTGATATGTGCGACAGGATGGGCTTGCTTGTCCTGGACGAAAATCGGATGTTATCAAGTTCAGAAGAAGGGAAAAATGATTTGACAACGATGCTGTACCGCGATCGTAACCATCCCTGCATATTTATGTGGAGCATGGAAAACGAGGAACCGATTCAAGGCACGGTAACCGGGGCGAGAATACTTAAAACTCTGGTTGATATTACGCATAAAATTGACCCTACCCGCCCTGTGACGGCTGCCATGAATCATGGACGGAACGACGGCGGATACAGCGATGTGCTGGATGTTGTGGGCTATAACTATGGCGACAAGGGATTGGCTTATGTGAAAGACCACGAAAAATATCCTAACCGGGTGGAATTTTGTACTGAAGCCACAAGTTTCGTTTCTACCCGTGGCGAGTACAATAACGACTGTGGAAAAGGTTTCGTGTCGAACCTTGGGTTATGGCAACCCAACTGGGGGCCGCTACCAGGCGAAGACTGGGCGGATATTGTTAAATATCCGTATCTGGGAGGGCTGTTTGTATGGACAGCTTTCGACTACCGTGGCGAGCCAACACCTTATCAGTGGCCCTGCGTTACATCTCATTTCGGTTTCATGGATATTTGCGGCTTTCCAAAAGACGGGTATTATGCGTACAAAGCTGCCTGGACAAACGAACCGGTTGTTCATATTTTTCCACATTGGAACTGGCCCGGCAGAAAAGGAGACAGTATACAGGTGCATTGCTACACTAACTGCGATGAAGTAGAGTTGCTCCTCAACGGCAAAAGAATAAGCATGCAAAAAGCAATTCCCTATACTAAACTGATATGGAAACTTGTTTACAAGCCCGGAAAACTCGAAGCCAGAGGTTATAAAGGCGGAAAGTTAGTAACCACGGATGTTGTTGAAACAACAACTGCTCCGGCACAGGTAGGTTTAAATAGTGATTGCACCACATTAAAAGCTGATGGTTGCGACGTGGCGGTTATCAAGGTTTCCATAAAAGATTCAAAAGGCAGGGTGGTTCCTGTGGCCGATGACCTGGTCACATTTTCTATAGAAGGGCCGGGTAAAATCATTGGTACAGGTAATGGCAACCCAAGCAGCCACGAACCAGATAAAGCCAGTCAGCGCAAGGCTTTTAACGGGTATTGTCTGGTGCTGGTTCAATCCTATAAACAGGCCGGAGAAATTAAGCTAAAGGCTTTTTCCAAAACGCTTAAAGGAGATGAATTGACTATTAAAGTTCAATAA
- a CDS encoding beta-galactosidase, with protein sequence MIKINRFFWVISILLLTVLSVNAQTLYVGTNYHPHDNKDPEKIKKDIMLMKAAGFKVVRMGHLAWDSYEPSEDKFDFQWFDTVMDMMNDAGIKVILDIAIRPAPIWLHHKYPSIDVTSPGGGAQYPNHRYMDDVGDPMYQKYAVRYADTLTKHYAKHPALLAFGIDNESGDGPISYSESVRKRFVVWLTNKYSNLDNLNKAWATQRWSRRINEFDEVGLPLTGEKNGAPEKILDFRRFISDEVNQILFKVLDKVNTNAPGVLTNTNAWYFSSMRYFDYSEIAYSGKMAREGCGFYPGNSLTTNWGIMNSAFVMSRGQFESTNPFWCSEFTTMTAVPNSIRKSAYATLMYGNQMVCGWTWQSMWGGEEQYLEGMLDWDGIPNRKYDEYKKIATEFKKIEKFFPYKPRPEVGLAFSFPSQIASSSFPEQQDQQLQTCWNLFYYRNMDSRVVEISKSSLNYKLLFVPGVTVMDETTANKIRDFVKNGGTVIMTSNSAVVDETGKVFASTYPGRLSDVFGIRVAGYEETEAMNEISRDSLKGKKIKLNYQGKTIGTESTRYDVIESKGAEILGNITSLDKDYPIITSNKYGKGRAIYVGLPASGEVLGPLVDKLIDELGIKKGPQVPDGILARQIDKNHILYLNTGRSPAEIKLKGTFKGILTGKTFVDSFTLPSEEPELIEIKE encoded by the coding sequence ATGATAAAAATAAATAGATTTTTTTGGGTAATCTCCATACTGTTGCTGACAGTTTTGTCGGTCAATGCTCAAACATTATATGTGGGCACCAATTATCATCCACATGATAATAAAGACCCGGAAAAAATAAAGAAGGATATTATGCTGATGAAGGCTGCCGGATTTAAGGTGGTCCGAATGGGCCATTTAGCCTGGGACAGTTATGAACCTTCTGAAGATAAGTTCGACTTTCAATGGTTTGATACGGTAATGGATATGATGAATGATGCAGGGATCAAGGTAATTCTTGATATCGCCATACGTCCGGCACCTATTTGGTTACATCACAAGTACCCCTCAATTGATGTTACCAGCCCGGGAGGCGGTGCACAATATCCCAACCATCGCTACATGGATGATGTGGGCGATCCAATGTATCAAAAATATGCTGTACGCTATGCGGATACACTTACAAAACATTATGCCAAACACCCGGCACTCTTAGCTTTTGGTATTGATAATGAATCTGGTGATGGCCCTATTTCCTATTCAGAATCGGTACGAAAAAGGTTCGTTGTTTGGTTGACGAATAAATATTCGAACCTTGATAATTTAAATAAAGCATGGGCTACACAACGTTGGTCCAGGAGGATTAATGAGTTTGATGAGGTTGGACTACCCCTAACAGGCGAAAAAAATGGCGCCCCGGAGAAGATATTAGATTTCAGGCGTTTTATTTCCGACGAAGTTAACCAGATCTTATTCAAAGTACTCGATAAGGTTAATACCAATGCCCCTGGTGTACTTACCAATACCAATGCCTGGTACTTTAGTTCAATGAGATATTTTGACTATTCTGAAATTGCCTATTCCGGGAAAATGGCCCGCGAGGGTTGCGGTTTTTACCCCGGAAACTCATTAACGACCAATTGGGGGATCATGAACTCAGCGTTTGTAATGTCTCGCGGCCAGTTTGAAAGCACGAACCCTTTCTGGTGCAGCGAGTTTACAACAATGACTGCGGTACCCAATTCGATCAGAAAATCAGCCTATGCCACGCTGATGTACGGCAATCAAATGGTTTGCGGATGGACCTGGCAAAGTATGTGGGGAGGCGAAGAACAATACCTGGAAGGCATGCTTGATTGGGACGGAATTCCTAACCGCAAATATGATGAATACAAAAAGATAGCCACCGAGTTTAAAAAGATCGAAAAATTCTTTCCTTACAAACCCAGGCCGGAAGTTGGTTTAGCATTCTCCTTTCCCAGTCAGATAGCCAGTAGCTCTTTCCCGGAGCAGCAGGATCAACAGTTACAGACCTGCTGGAATTTGTTTTATTACCGCAATATGGATTCCCGTGTTGTTGAGATCAGCAAGAGCTCGTTGAATTATAAATTGCTTTTTGTGCCGGGCGTAACGGTAATGGATGAAACAACGGCCAATAAAATCCGGGATTTTGTAAAAAATGGCGGGACTGTTATTATGACAAGCAATTCCGCCGTGGTTGACGAAACCGGGAAGGTATTTGCATCCACCTACCCGGGGCGTTTAAGCGATGTATTTGGAATACGGGTTGCAGGTTATGAAGAAACAGAGGCAATGAACGAAATATCCCGTGACTCGTTGAAAGGAAAGAAAATTAAATTAAATTATCAAGGGAAAACTATTGGAACTGAATCAACCAGATATGACGTCATCGAATCCAAAGGAGCTGAAATTCTCGGAAATATAACTAGCTTGGATAAAGATTATCCGATTATTACTTCTAATAAATATGGCAAGGGCAGGGCAATTTATGTCGGTTTACCTGCAAGTGGCGAGGTGCTGGGCCCGTTGGTTGATAAGCTGATTGATGAGTTAGGTATCAAAAAAGGACCCCAGGTACCCGATGGAATCCTGGCAAGGCAGATTGACAAAAATCATATCCTGTATCTCAACACAGGCCGGAGTCCGGCGGAAATCAAGCTGAAAGGCACTTTTAAAGGCATACTTACCGGCAAGACCTTTGTTGATAGCTTTACACTTCCGTCTGAAGAGCCTGAATTGATCGAAATCAAGGAATGA
- a CDS encoding glycoside hydrolase family 2 TIM barrel-domain containing protein, translating to MKRYNNIEYHIKTIVIVFLLLAGNILCNAQNSDKIERKQLFDYNWKFYQGDTAAAKSKEFNDISWRSLDLPHDWSIEGKINPKNPTGGSGGYLPAGIGWYRKTFKVPNEWRGKKVSIYFEGVYMNSEVFINGKSLGIYPYGYSSFSYDLSPYLNFNNENVIAVRVDNSQQLNSRWYSGSGIYRHVWVMVTDAVHIANWGVSITTPDVSPKKATVQIKILIKNETGLPQSVVVSTQLQDANAKDAGNNQTSVEVGPNSEKEIRQSITVINPRLWTPEAPYLYDAKTQVVQNKKVLDGTKTNFGIRSIKFTAENGFQLNGKTVKLNGGCMHHDNGCLGAAAFDRAEERKVELLKEAGFNAVRTSHNPPSEAFLNACDRLGLLVVDEAFDCWRSGKNKYDYAQYFDRWWKRDLDAMVLRDGNHPSIIMWSIGNEIVERGTPEAVKTAKMLADAIKKIDATRPITSAIVEDGKEWATLDPLMAAHDVGGYNYHLGSASSDHQRVPSRIIMQTESYPKDAFANWKLVENNNYVIGDFVWTAVDYLGESGIGRWYYSNETPGEHWEHDLFPWHGAYCGDVDLIGWRKPISHYRSMLYNNTEKFYMAVREPNPEPLEIKNTWWSVWPTWESWTWPGYAGKDIQVEVYSKYPKVRLYLNNKLIGEKPTTDGQEYKAEFTVAYSPGVLKAVGVENDKEVESTILKTSSDAAKIQLTADRKEIIANGQDLSYVKIEITDKDDIFQPNATNRLNFKIEGPGTIAGVANADMKDTDSYVGNSRKAWHGHALVVIRSTHGVGDIKLTVSSSGLSGATLNIKSLLKK from the coding sequence ATGAAACGGTATAATAATATTGAATATCACATAAAAACGATAGTTATTGTTTTTTTGCTTTTGGCTGGCAATATTTTATGTAACGCCCAAAACTCCGATAAAATTGAGCGAAAACAGCTATTTGATTATAACTGGAAATTTTATCAGGGAGACACAGCAGCAGCAAAATCAAAGGAGTTTAACGATATAAGTTGGCGGAGCCTTGATTTGCCGCACGATTGGAGCATTGAAGGCAAAATAAATCCTAAAAATCCGACCGGGGGATCGGGTGGATACTTGCCCGCAGGTATTGGATGGTACCGAAAAACTTTCAAGGTTCCGAATGAGTGGAGGGGTAAAAAAGTTTCTATCTATTTTGAAGGAGTCTATATGAATTCAGAAGTTTTTATTAATGGAAAATCTCTTGGAATCTATCCTTATGGTTATTCATCATTTAGTTATGATCTTTCACCCTATTTGAATTTTAATAATGAAAATGTGATAGCTGTAAGGGTAGATAATTCGCAACAATTAAATAGCCGCTGGTACAGCGGCTCCGGGATCTACCGCCATGTTTGGGTGATGGTTACCGATGCCGTGCATATAGCTAATTGGGGTGTTTCAATCACTACTCCCGATGTTTCTCCGAAAAAGGCAACCGTTCAAATCAAAATATTAATAAAAAACGAAACCGGTTTACCTCAAAGCGTTGTTGTTAGCACCCAGTTGCAGGATGCAAACGCTAAAGATGCAGGAAATAATCAAACAAGTGTCGAAGTGGGGCCTAATAGCGAGAAGGAAATCCGCCAAAGCATAACGGTAATAAATCCCCGGTTATGGACACCGGAAGCACCTTATTTATACGATGCTAAAACGCAGGTTGTGCAAAATAAAAAAGTACTTGACGGGACTAAGACCAATTTCGGCATACGCTCCATAAAATTTACTGCAGAAAATGGTTTCCAGCTCAATGGAAAAACAGTGAAGCTCAATGGCGGATGTATGCACCACGATAACGGGTGCCTGGGAGCTGCTGCTTTTGACCGTGCTGAAGAACGAAAAGTGGAATTGCTTAAAGAAGCGGGATTTAACGCTGTGAGAACTTCTCATAATCCCCCATCTGAGGCCTTTTTAAATGCATGCGACAGATTAGGGTTATTAGTTGTTGACGAAGCATTTGATTGTTGGCGGTCAGGAAAAAACAAATATGATTATGCACAATATTTTGACCGTTGGTGGAAACGCGATTTAGATGCAATGGTTTTGCGCGACGGCAATCATCCTTCAATTATTATGTGGAGTATTGGCAATGAAATAGTGGAGAGGGGTACCCCCGAAGCTGTAAAAACAGCCAAAATGCTCGCGGATGCGATAAAGAAAATAGATGCTACCCGCCCCATTACATCCGCTATTGTGGAAGATGGTAAGGAGTGGGCAACGCTTGATCCCCTTATGGCGGCCCATGATGTTGGCGGTTATAATTATCACCTGGGGAGCGCGTCTTCGGATCATCAGCGGGTTCCTTCGCGGATTATTATGCAAACAGAATCATATCCCAAGGATGCTTTTGCCAATTGGAAATTAGTAGAAAACAACAATTATGTTATTGGAGATTTTGTCTGGACGGCGGTGGATTATCTCGGAGAATCAGGAATAGGCCGTTGGTATTATTCAAATGAGACACCTGGTGAACACTGGGAACATGATCTCTTCCCATGGCATGGTGCTTATTGCGGTGATGTAGATTTGATAGGTTGGAGAAAACCCATATCCCATTATAGAAGCATGTTGTATAATAACACCGAGAAATTTTACATGGCCGTGCGTGAGCCTAATCCAGAACCTTTGGAAATTAAGAACACATGGTGGTCGGTTTGGCCCACATGGGAAAGCTGGACCTGGCCAGGATATGCAGGAAAGGACATTCAGGTGGAAGTTTATTCAAAGTATCCCAAGGTCAGGCTATACCTCAACAACAAACTCATTGGCGAAAAGCCAACTACTGATGGACAGGAATATAAAGCTGAATTTACAGTAGCCTATTCCCCAGGCGTGCTTAAAGCAGTAGGGGTGGAGAATGATAAGGAAGTTGAATCAACCATATTGAAAACTTCCAGCGATGCTGCAAAAATTCAATTAACGGCTGACCGAAAAGAAATAATAGCTAATGGACAAGACTTGTCGTATGTTAAAATTGAGATAACAGACAAGGATGATATATTTCAACCCAATGCCACAAACCGGCTTAACTTCAAGATTGAAGGCCCCGGCACTATTGCAGGAGTAGCCAATGCGGATATGAAAGACACAGACTCCTATGTAGGAAATTCCCGCAAAGCGTGGCACGGACATGCATTGGTTGTAATAAGGAGTACCCACGGTGTCGGTGATATTAAACTTACAGTAAGTTCATCAGGTTTATCCGGGGCTACTTTAAATATCAAATCATTACTGAAAAAATAG